One Aphidius gifuensis isolate YNYX2018 linkage group LG5, ASM1490517v1, whole genome shotgun sequence genomic region harbors:
- the LOC122856311 gene encoding uncharacterized protein LOC122856311 yields the protein MKKIIILYILFRTVVSQLSSSVISKPGFGLCPGILEQLYLKTLGIVDIIGKYNDNTTLLFKNIQDEQLKLLLSHTDMGKELIEKMIKTARTKEKKNFTNCLKNGTQIIIDASEKIKYEIEECFDNAVVNYEQSVAIISDMGKNVTNMFKELSIIGKCHNLNIPNVCREWIGPSAKNTVSEFEKNK from the exons atgaaaaaaataataatactttacATTTTATTCAGAACAGTTGTTTCTCAATTATCTTCATCTGTCATTTCAAag ccAGGCTTTGGTTTATGTCCAGGAATTCttgaacaattatatttaaaaactctAGGTATAGTTgatattattggaaaatataatgacaatacaaccttattatttaaaaatatacaagatgaacaattaaaattattattatctcatACCGATATGGGTAAAGAacttattgaaaaaatgattaaaacaGCACGAactaaagagaaaaaaaattttacaaattgtcttaaaaatggaacacaaattattatcgatgcctcggaaaaaattaaatatgaaattgaAGAATGTTTTGATAATGCTGTTGTTAATTACGAACAATCTGTAGCTATTATTTCTGAt atgggAAAAAATGTAACTAATATGTTTAaagaattatcaataattggaaaatgtcataatttaaatataccaaATGTGTGTAGGGAATGGATTGGTCCCAGTGCTAAAAATACTGTTtcagaatttgaaaaaaat